Proteins encoded within one genomic window of Amycolatopsis nigrescens CSC17Ta-90:
- the vanR-Sc gene encoding VanSc-type vancomycin resistance response regulator transcription factor VanR: MRVLIVEDEPYMAEAIRDGLRLEAIAADIAGDGDTALELLSINAYAIAVLDRDIPGPSGDEIAESIVASGSGMPILMLTAADRLDDKATGFGLGADDYLTKPFELQELVLRLRALDRRRAHNRPPVREIAGLRLDPFRREVYRDGRYVALTRKQFAVLEVLIAADGGVVSAEDLLERAWDENADPFTNAVRITVSALRKRLGEPWVIATVPGVGYRIDPGDERG; the protein is encoded by the coding sequence ATGCGTGTGCTGATCGTCGAGGACGAGCCCTACATGGCAGAGGCCATTCGCGATGGGTTGCGGCTGGAAGCGATCGCGGCCGACATCGCCGGTGACGGCGACACCGCTCTGGAGCTGCTGAGCATCAACGCCTACGCCATCGCCGTCCTCGACCGCGACATTCCCGGGCCCTCCGGTGACGAGATCGCCGAAAGCATCGTCGCCTCCGGCAGCGGCATGCCGATCCTGATGCTGACCGCCGCCGACCGGCTAGACGACAAGGCCACCGGGTTCGGGCTCGGCGCGGACGACTACCTCACCAAGCCGTTCGAGCTGCAAGAGCTCGTGCTCAGGCTCAGAGCACTCGACCGCAGGCGCGCGCACAACCGGCCGCCGGTGCGGGAGATCGCCGGCCTGCGGCTGGATCCGTTCCGCCGCGAGGTCTACCGGGACGGCCGCTATGTCGCGCTGACCAGGAAGCAGTTCGCCGTGCTCGAAGTCCTGATCGCCGCCGACGGCGGTGTCGTCAGCGCCGAAGACCTGCTGGAGCGGGCCTGGGACGAGAACGCGGACCCCTTCACCAACGCCGTGCGCATCACGGTCTCGGCACTGCGCAAACGGCTCGGCGAACCCTGGGTGATCGCCACGGTGCCCGGCGTCGGGTACCGCATCGACCCTGGCGATGAACGTGGCTAG
- a CDS encoding M15 family metallopeptidase — protein MTRSESVRTTALNRIRQRGALGEADGAVPAGVKVFDDGIPAVANLDPALLGALRQAATDAAADGVEFFVNSGWRSPEYQHQIRRKAVSKYGSEEEAARWVATAETSAHVLGDAVDIGSSDATAWLSEHGARYGLCQIYRNEPWHYELRPEAIEHGCPPMYPDPTHDPRMWR, from the coding sequence ATGACCCGCAGTGAATCAGTACGAACAACAGCCCTGAATCGCATCCGGCAACGTGGTGCGCTTGGCGAAGCCGATGGCGCCGTCCCTGCCGGGGTGAAGGTCTTCGATGACGGGATTCCGGCCGTGGCCAATCTTGATCCGGCTCTTCTCGGTGCCCTGCGTCAGGCCGCGACCGATGCCGCGGCCGACGGGGTCGAGTTCTTCGTCAATAGCGGCTGGCGTTCCCCGGAATATCAGCATCAGATTCGGCGCAAAGCGGTTTCCAAGTACGGATCCGAAGAGGAGGCCGCCCGGTGGGTGGCCACCGCGGAAACGTCCGCGCACGTGCTGGGGGACGCGGTCGACATCGGATCCTCCGATGCCACGGCGTGGCTGTCGGAGCATGGCGCCAGGTACGGACTGTGCCAGATCTACCGCAACGAGCCATGGCACTACGAACTGCGCCCCGAGGCGATCGAGCATGGCTGCCCGCCCATGTATCCCGACCCCACGCACGATCCGAGAATGTGGCGTTGA
- a CDS encoding carboxymuconolactone decarboxylase family protein, which translates to MEARFNLFENELAAKFGRRFANTSMVIAQSTLPKSTQELVSLRASQINGCGFCTDMHTKDAAAAGETAVRLNLVATWREAIVFTEAERAALALAEEGTRLADHHKGVSDETWAQVRKHYDDDQIAALVSQVALINAANRLNVIVRNPAGSYEAGMFDAMTS; encoded by the coding sequence ATGGAAGCCCGATTCAACCTGTTCGAGAACGAGCTCGCGGCCAAGTTCGGCAGGCGGTTCGCCAACACCAGCATGGTGATCGCCCAGTCGACACTGCCGAAGTCCACCCAGGAGCTGGTGTCGCTGCGCGCCAGCCAGATCAACGGCTGCGGTTTCTGCACCGACATGCACACCAAGGACGCCGCGGCCGCCGGTGAGACCGCGGTCCGGCTCAACCTGGTCGCCACCTGGCGCGAGGCCATCGTGTTCACCGAGGCCGAGCGGGCCGCGCTGGCACTGGCCGAGGAGGGCACCCGGCTGGCCGATCACCACAAGGGAGTGTCCGACGAGACCTGGGCCCAGGTGCGCAAGCACTACGACGACGACCAGATCGCGGCGCTGGTCTCCCAGGTCGCCCTGATCAACGCGGCCAACCGGCTCAACGTGATCGTGCGCAACCCGGCGGGTTCCTACGAGGCGGGCATGTTCGACGCCATGACGAGCTGA
- a CDS encoding RNA polymerase sigma-70 factor: MAGQDDRPDAATEAFLTHRNLLFTVAYEMLGSAADAEDVLQETWLRWSGVDLGTVQNQRAYLVRITTRQALGRLRTLGRRKESYVGPWLPEPLLTAPDVAEDVELADSVSMAVMLVLETLQPTERAVFVLREVFALGYDEIAEAVGKSTAAVRQIAHRAREHVAARRPRGIVSAAETRDALQAFQRAVETGDLQHLLDILAPEVVMMGDGGGVVQAIPKPVVGADRVARVLATGMATLVATRSLHPAEVNGYPALIFRLDGEVDTVMAVRLDDGLITGLYAVRNPEKLSRMERETALRR, translated from the coding sequence ATGGCCGGCCAGGACGACCGCCCGGACGCCGCCACCGAGGCGTTCCTCACCCACCGCAACCTGCTGTTCACGGTCGCGTACGAAATGCTCGGCTCGGCCGCCGACGCGGAGGACGTCCTCCAGGAGACCTGGCTGCGGTGGTCGGGCGTTGACCTCGGCACCGTGCAGAACCAGCGGGCCTACCTGGTCCGGATCACCACCCGCCAGGCGCTCGGCCGGCTGCGCACGCTCGGCCGCCGCAAGGAGTCCTACGTCGGCCCGTGGCTGCCCGAACCACTGCTCACCGCGCCCGACGTGGCCGAGGACGTCGAGCTGGCGGACAGCGTCTCGATGGCGGTGATGCTGGTGCTGGAGACGCTTCAGCCGACCGAGCGGGCGGTGTTCGTCCTGCGCGAGGTCTTCGCGCTCGGCTACGACGAGATCGCCGAAGCGGTCGGCAAGAGCACGGCCGCGGTCCGCCAGATCGCGCACCGCGCGCGCGAGCACGTCGCGGCACGCCGGCCGCGCGGGATCGTGTCCGCGGCCGAAACCCGGGACGCGCTCCAGGCGTTCCAGCGGGCTGTCGAAACGGGCGACCTGCAGCACCTGCTCGACATCCTCGCACCGGAGGTCGTGATGATGGGTGACGGCGGCGGAGTCGTGCAGGCCATCCCGAAACCCGTGGTGGGAGCCGACCGGGTCGCCCGCGTGCTGGCCACCGGGATGGCCACCCTCGTCGCCACCCGGTCACTGCACCCGGCAGAGGTCAACGGCTACCCGGCACTGATCTTCCGGCTGGACGGCGAGGTCGACACGGTCATGGCGGTGCGCCTCGACGACGGCCTCATCACCGGGCTCTACGCCGTGCGCAATCCCGAGAAGCTGTCGCGCATGGAGCGGGAAACCGCCCTGCGCCGCTGA
- a CDS encoding RNA polymerase subunit sigma-70 gives MTDFERVAGPLRGELLAHSYRMLGSWHEAEDAVQETYLRGWRAWDGFEERSSVRTWLHRIATNVCLNATRDRGRRALPSGIGAPTDDLAGQPDVLPPETWLEPFPGDRADLRLALIAAMQTLPPVQRAVLLLRDVLAFPAAEVAEMLEMSVAAVKSSLQRARAKLADVDFGLDDVVEPSSPQARRLLDAYVTAFETADVNALTTALRADATLELLPNRAWVAGMAACSRVFAASVGHPGDWRMDRVTVNGQPGVAAYLHGEPFGIAVLDVRRDGIAGVTVFGDPALVGRLELSGAGRFPAPCATASRDCARRRAR, from the coding sequence GTGACGGATTTCGAGCGGGTGGCTGGCCCGCTGCGCGGCGAGCTGCTGGCGCACAGCTATCGGATGCTCGGGTCGTGGCATGAGGCCGAGGACGCGGTCCAGGAGACCTACCTGCGTGGCTGGCGCGCCTGGGACGGCTTCGAAGAACGGTCTTCGGTCCGGACGTGGCTGCACCGCATCGCGACGAACGTGTGCCTCAACGCCACCCGGGACCGCGGCCGGCGCGCCCTGCCATCGGGTATCGGCGCACCCACCGACGACCTGGCCGGTCAACCGGACGTGCTGCCCCCGGAGACGTGGCTCGAGCCGTTCCCCGGCGACCGCGCCGACCTGCGGCTGGCGTTGATCGCCGCGATGCAGACGCTGCCGCCCGTCCAACGGGCCGTGCTGCTGCTGCGCGACGTGCTGGCGTTCCCGGCCGCCGAGGTCGCCGAGATGCTGGAAATGTCCGTCGCCGCGGTGAAGAGCAGCCTGCAACGTGCCCGTGCCAAGCTGGCCGACGTCGACTTCGGCCTCGACGACGTGGTCGAGCCCAGCTCCCCGCAGGCGCGGCGGTTGCTCGACGCGTACGTGACCGCGTTCGAGACGGCGGACGTCAATGCCCTGACCACCGCGCTCCGTGCGGATGCCACGCTGGAGCTGCTGCCGAACCGAGCGTGGGTCGCGGGCATGGCCGCCTGTTCCCGGGTATTCGCCGCATCGGTAGGTCACCCTGGCGACTGGCGGATGGACCGCGTGACCGTCAACGGCCAGCCCGGCGTCGCCGCGTACCTGCACGGGGAACCGTTCGGCATCGCGGTGCTCGACGTTCGCCGGGACGGCATCGCCGGGGTGACCGTCTTCGGTGACCCTGCGCTCGTCGGACGCCTCGAACTCAGCGGCGCAGGGCGGTTTCCCGCTCCATGCGCGACAGCTTCTCGGGATTGCGCACGGCGTAGAGCCCGGTGA
- a CDS encoding alpha/beta hydrolase: MIRTTRDPNRELWEAQARGEQGPAWETLATEPDGVDVEAVDAPAGLWLRPPAAAAGPVILAIHGGGFVSGSATTHRRMFGHLARAAGVSTFAVEYGLVPEHVFPSQLDTVTAAYRWLLGSGAGPIGVAGDSCGAMLALGLAVRAREEDLPMPVSLLLLSAWTDLDADGTSYDTGSDPFFSRELVRGLAAGYLAGADPHDPLAAPTDADPRGLPPTYFQVGAQEALLDDSRRLAQRMRAAGVEVRLDEFPDQVHTFQMAAGRTTVADDAIREAGSWLRSTLVR; the protein is encoded by the coding sequence ATGATCAGAACGACAAGGGACCCCAACCGCGAGCTGTGGGAGGCGCAGGCACGCGGTGAGCAGGGCCCAGCCTGGGAGACACTGGCCACCGAGCCGGACGGCGTTGACGTCGAGGCGGTGGACGCGCCGGCCGGCCTGTGGCTGCGTCCGCCGGCTGCCGCGGCCGGGCCGGTGATACTGGCGATCCACGGAGGCGGCTTCGTGAGCGGATCGGCGACCACTCATCGCCGGATGTTCGGCCACCTGGCACGAGCTGCCGGAGTGAGCACGTTCGCCGTCGAATACGGACTCGTGCCCGAGCACGTGTTCCCCAGTCAGCTCGACACCGTGACGGCGGCCTACCGGTGGCTGCTCGGCAGCGGAGCCGGTCCGATCGGCGTGGCCGGCGACTCCTGCGGCGCGATGCTGGCGCTCGGCCTCGCGGTACGTGCCAGGGAGGAAGATCTGCCGATGCCGGTGTCGTTGCTGCTGCTCTCGGCATGGACCGATCTCGACGCCGACGGTACCTCCTACGACACGGGCAGCGACCCGTTCTTCAGCCGGGAGCTGGTCCGCGGGCTGGCGGCCGGCTACCTGGCCGGGGCGGACCCGCATGACCCGCTGGCGGCGCCGACGGATGCCGATCCGCGGGGACTGCCGCCGACCTATTTTCAGGTCGGTGCCCAGGAGGCGCTGCTGGACGACAGCAGGCGGCTGGCGCAGCGGATGCGGGCCGCCGGCGTCGAGGTCCGTCTCGACGAATTCCCGGACCAGGTCCACACGTTCCAGATGGCGGCCGGTCGCACGACCGTGGCCGATGACGCGATCAGGGAGGCGGGATCGTGGCTGCGGTCGACACTGGTCCGGTGA
- a CDS encoding LLM class flavin-dependent oxidoreductase: MQIGIGLPNQVRNVTASTIPRWAARAEEAGFSTLATTGRYAYPGVSDTVALAAAAGATSTIGLLSAVLLAPAWPGALLAKEIAGIDGVSGGRLTLGVGVGSREDEFTVPGHGLPGRGARLESDLATYREVWGGEPVGNGPNPAVPAGTRQVPLLFGGYSARTLHRMVRWGEGYLGGSLPTAMTAPSFEAARRAWREAGRQGAPKLVVLAYFALGDTEAGRANVQDFYRLAPEEIATNAVLCTTGEMIEQSVAEYTDLGVDEIIFVPATDDLDEVTRLADLVP; the protein is encoded by the coding sequence GTGCAGATCGGCATCGGACTTCCGAATCAGGTACGCAACGTCACCGCGTCAACCATTCCACGCTGGGCGGCGCGGGCTGAGGAAGCCGGGTTCTCCACCCTCGCCACGACCGGGCGCTACGCGTACCCGGGCGTGAGCGACACCGTCGCGCTGGCGGCCGCGGCGGGAGCGACCAGCACGATCGGACTGCTCAGCGCGGTCCTGCTGGCCCCGGCGTGGCCCGGCGCCTTGCTGGCCAAGGAAATCGCGGGTATCGACGGTGTCTCCGGCGGCCGTCTCACGCTCGGCGTCGGGGTCGGGTCGCGCGAGGACGAGTTCACCGTGCCCGGGCACGGGCTGCCCGGTCGCGGTGCGCGGTTGGAATCCGACCTGGCGACCTACCGCGAGGTCTGGGGAGGCGAGCCGGTCGGCAACGGGCCGAACCCGGCGGTGCCGGCGGGGACCCGGCAAGTTCCCCTGCTGTTCGGCGGGTACTCCGCCCGCACGCTGCACCGCATGGTGCGCTGGGGCGAGGGCTACCTCGGCGGTTCGCTGCCGACGGCCATGACGGCGCCGAGCTTCGAGGCGGCGAGACGAGCCTGGCGGGAGGCAGGCCGCCAGGGAGCCCCGAAACTCGTCGTGCTCGCCTACTTCGCACTGGGCGACACCGAGGCCGGACGGGCGAACGTCCAGGACTTCTACCGGCTGGCCCCCGAGGAGATCGCCACCAACGCGGTGCTCTGCACCACCGGGGAGATGATCGAGCAGTCCGTCGCGGAGTACACCGACCTCGGTGTCGACGAGATCATCTTCGTGCCCGCCACGGACGACCTCGACGAAGTCACCCGGCTCGCCGACCTCGTCCCCTGA
- a CDS encoding epoxide hydrolase family protein codes for MPSAPSPFRIDVPESDLVDLAERLDRTRWPDELPGAGWSYGVNKAWLRDLADHWRAGYDWRAHEAALNAHPQFTVELDGQNLHFLHVRSPEPDATPLIITHGWPSTIADFHAILGPLTDPRAHGGDPADAFHVVAPSLPGYAFSGPTHERGWGVNRTARAWAQLMSNLGYERYAVQGGDFGSLIAPELGRVAGARVLGVHVNALAFAAWPMSPDELEPLSEADRERGLDHERWWYGRSGYLHEMSTRPQTIAYALNDSPVGQLAWNLEWFVDYDPTQTKQTPVDRDAILTNVTIFWLTRTAGSAARLYFEAGAELTAGRPSPSGVPTAVANFPGDNAIQDLARLSNVVTRWREYDQGGHFPALQAPEVLIADIREFFRSLPGKP; via the coding sequence ATGCCGTCCGCACCCAGCCCATTCCGGATCGACGTCCCCGAATCAGATCTCGTGGACCTCGCGGAGCGACTGGACCGCACCCGCTGGCCCGACGAGCTGCCCGGGGCCGGTTGGTCCTACGGCGTCAACAAGGCGTGGCTGCGAGATCTGGCCGACCACTGGCGTGCGGGTTACGACTGGCGGGCGCACGAGGCCGCGCTGAACGCGCACCCGCAGTTCACCGTCGAGCTCGACGGGCAGAACCTCCACTTCCTGCACGTCCGTTCCCCCGAGCCGGACGCGACGCCGCTGATCATCACGCACGGGTGGCCCAGCACGATCGCCGACTTCCACGCGATCCTCGGACCGCTGACCGATCCCCGCGCACACGGCGGCGATCCGGCCGACGCCTTTCACGTCGTCGCCCCATCGCTGCCCGGTTACGCTTTCTCCGGCCCGACCCACGAGCGCGGCTGGGGCGTCAACCGCACCGCCCGCGCCTGGGCTCAGCTGATGAGCAACCTGGGGTACGAGCGCTACGCGGTCCAGGGCGGGGATTTCGGCAGTCTCATCGCACCCGAACTGGGGCGGGTTGCCGGTGCACGGGTGCTCGGCGTCCACGTCAACGCGTTGGCGTTCGCCGCCTGGCCCATGTCCCCCGATGAGCTCGAGCCGCTCAGCGAAGCGGACCGCGAACGCGGGCTCGACCACGAGCGCTGGTGGTACGGGCGCTCGGGCTACCTGCACGAGATGAGCACCCGCCCGCAGACGATCGCCTACGCGCTCAACGATTCGCCGGTCGGGCAGCTCGCCTGGAACCTGGAGTGGTTCGTCGACTACGACCCCACGCAGACCAAGCAGACCCCCGTCGACCGGGACGCGATCCTGACCAACGTCACCATCTTCTGGCTGACCAGGACCGCGGGCTCGGCGGCACGCCTCTACTTCGAGGCCGGAGCCGAGCTGACGGCGGGGAGGCCGTCGCCATCGGGGGTTCCGACGGCGGTGGCGAACTTCCCCGGGGACAACGCTATTCAGGATCTGGCTCGACTGTCCAATGTGGTCACGCGCTGGCGGGAGTACGACCAGGGCGGGCACTTCCCCGCCCTGCAGGCGCCGGAGGTGCTCATCGCCGACATCCGGGAGTTCTTCCGCTCCCTTCCTGGCAAGCCCTGA
- a CDS encoding SRPBCC family protein translates to MPSAPRPLRISRDIVIAAPPSAVFSVLANPHRHAEFDGSGTVQNTVSGPDRLGMGDTFKTAMKLFGVHYRIVNTVVEFEADRRIAWCHPGKHRWRYELEEVDGGTRVIETCDLSTSPVRGLLVRTPWPRWNAEGIEKTLPRLKALAENVARTTA, encoded by the coding sequence ATGCCTTCCGCACCCCGTCCACTCCGGATCTCGCGTGACATCGTCATCGCCGCACCGCCGTCCGCGGTGTTCTCGGTGCTCGCCAATCCCCACCGCCACGCCGAATTCGACGGTTCGGGCACCGTGCAGAACACGGTCTCGGGACCGGACCGGCTGGGCATGGGCGACACCTTCAAAACAGCCATGAAGCTGTTCGGCGTGCACTACCGGATCGTCAACACGGTCGTCGAGTTCGAGGCGGATCGGCGCATCGCGTGGTGCCACCCCGGCAAGCACCGCTGGCGCTACGAACTCGAAGAGGTCGACGGCGGCACGCGGGTGATCGAGACCTGCGATCTGTCCACCTCGCCGGTGCGCGGACTGCTCGTGCGCACGCCGTGGCCCCGCTGGAATGCCGAGGGCATCGAGAAGACCTTGCCGCGGCTCAAGGCGCTGGCCGAGAACGTCGCCCGAACAACGGCCTGA
- a CDS encoding MarR family winged helix-turn-helix transcriptional regulator, translated as MSDKLAIRQHAVKSGDQACDAYAALIDQVGRLANVVEAIGNGIARPTGQSLARWQVLAEVEDEAAPVGAIACQLGHTRQSVQRVADLLVEDELARYRPNPAHQRAKLLEVTPTGRTALRRMQAAYTQLALRTTEGLDSERLDLARETLGELQRRLESELP; from the coding sequence ATGTCCGACAAGCTAGCGATACGACAGCATGCTGTCAAGAGTGGAGATCAAGCCTGCGATGCCTACGCCGCACTGATCGACCAGGTCGGCAGGCTCGCCAACGTCGTCGAGGCGATCGGCAACGGCATCGCCCGACCCACCGGCCAGAGCCTGGCGCGCTGGCAGGTCCTCGCCGAGGTCGAAGACGAAGCTGCCCCGGTCGGGGCCATCGCCTGCCAGCTCGGCCACACGCGCCAGAGCGTCCAGCGCGTCGCGGACCTCCTCGTCGAGGACGAACTCGCCCGCTATCGGCCCAACCCCGCGCACCAGCGGGCCAAGCTGCTCGAAGTCACCCCGACCGGTCGCACCGCACTGCGCAGGATGCAGGCGGCCTACACCCAGCTGGCGCTGCGCACCACCGAAGGGCTCGACTCGGAAAGGCTCGACCTCGCCCGCGAGACCCTCGGCGAACTGCAGCGCCGCCTCGAATCCGAACTGCCCTGA
- a CDS encoding flavin-containing monooxygenase — protein MRSVIVVGAGQSGIAAAGALLASGLRPVVLEAGQDTAGSWPRYYDSLRLFTPAHFNTLPGLPFPGDPERYPTRDEVADYLRARAAALDCAMHTGQRVVTVTRTAGGYLARTEQGAEFTGAAVVAATGSFDSPHRPELPGLAGYTGTVLHAADYHRPAPFAGQRVVVVGSGNSAVQIAVELAEHARVSLASRTPVRYATSEPVPGGSRFWSVLAAASRIPAGPLFGHGSVPVLDTGGYRAAIEAGRPDRRELFTGARDSSLRWPTGDAEHVDTVILATGYRPALDYLRPLGVLDETGLPEQRFGLSRTQRGLAYLGLEYQRTILSATLHGVGRDAGHIARTLAARMTRAARRPRY, from the coding sequence ATGAGATCGGTGATCGTGGTGGGAGCGGGCCAGTCCGGGATCGCGGCGGCCGGGGCGCTGCTGGCCAGTGGGCTGCGGCCGGTGGTGCTGGAGGCGGGCCAGGACACCGCCGGGTCGTGGCCGCGCTACTACGACAGCCTGCGACTGTTCACCCCGGCGCACTTCAACACGTTGCCAGGGCTGCCTTTTCCCGGCGACCCGGAGCGCTACCCGACCCGTGACGAGGTGGCCGACTACCTGCGTGCCCGCGCCGCGGCCCTGGACTGCGCGATGCACACCGGCCAGCGGGTCGTCACGGTCACCCGCACCGCAGGGGGCTACCTGGCGCGGACCGAGCAGGGTGCCGAGTTCACCGGCGCGGCCGTGGTCGCCGCCACCGGGAGCTTCGACTCGCCCCACCGCCCCGAACTGCCCGGCCTGGCCGGCTACACCGGAACGGTGCTGCACGCGGCCGACTACCACCGCCCCGCGCCGTTCGCCGGTCAGCGGGTGGTCGTGGTGGGATCGGGCAACTCGGCCGTGCAGATCGCGGTGGAGCTGGCCGAGCACGCGCGGGTCAGCCTGGCCAGTCGTACCCCGGTCCGGTACGCCACCAGCGAACCGGTGCCCGGCGGGTCCCGGTTCTGGTCGGTGCTGGCCGCCGCGTCCCGCATTCCGGCGGGGCCCCTGTTCGGCCACGGCAGCGTGCCGGTGCTCGACACCGGCGGCTACCGCGCCGCGATCGAAGCCGGCCGCCCCGACCGCAGGGAGCTCTTCACCGGTGCGCGCGACAGTTCCCTGCGGTGGCCGACCGGAGACGCCGAGCACGTCGACACGGTCATCCTCGCCACCGGGTACCGCCCCGCACTCGACTACCTCCGCCCGCTCGGGGTGCTCGACGAGACCGGGCTGCCCGAACAGCGGTTCGGTCTGTCCCGGACCCAGCGCGGGCTCGCCTACCTCGGCCTGGAGTACCAGCGCACGATCCTGTCCGCCACCCTGCACGGCGTCGGCCGGGACGCCGGCCACATCGCCCGCACGCTCGCAGCCCGGATGACCCGCGCGGCGCGGCGGCCGCGTTACTGA
- a CDS encoding MFS transporter — protein MCACVALVVGMVAAVNLAVPMLAASALHPSASALVWIVDTYVIFFACLVIPGGAAGDRFGRKGVLLAGLVLFAAGALMSAVAPNVPVLLAGRAITGAGAAAVLPNTLAVLLHAVPAERRGATIATWASMTGIGGVVGNVGGGAVLSGGSWRWLLAAAVPISLILAALVARTAPVSPRHDRRLDWLGAGLLVGASVALLLGIVEGPEAGWGSAVVVGGFVCSAVLFAVWTLVELKVEHPLLDPRLFRIAGLRSACLGMTAVFFGMFALFYVNASFLQYGKGFSVLWTGLGLIPLTVPLLFGGRHVGHLKERIGLDATIALAFLFVGAGLLGLSTSDTQTPYAGYAAWLVVTGIGVTLALPTLSGVIAGSLPPAKAGVGTGLQATTREFGSALGVAVIGTVFTAQFVAALPPDIRAGQDPHTVAQALATTTPGRAHDVIAAFVSGTDTGLRVIGVTVLVLGALVVLQSLLTNHRKGKDNA, from the coding sequence ATGTGTGCCTGCGTCGCCCTCGTCGTCGGGATGGTCGCCGCGGTCAACCTCGCCGTCCCGATGCTGGCCGCGAGCGCGCTGCACCCGTCCGCGTCGGCACTGGTCTGGATCGTGGACACCTACGTGATCTTCTTCGCCTGCCTGGTGATCCCCGGCGGCGCCGCGGGCGATCGCTTCGGGCGCAAGGGGGTGCTGCTGGCCGGCCTGGTGCTGTTCGCGGCGGGCGCGCTGATGTCGGCGGTGGCACCGAACGTGCCCGTGCTGCTGGCCGGCAGGGCGATCACGGGTGCCGGTGCCGCCGCGGTGCTGCCCAACACGCTCGCCGTGCTGCTGCACGCCGTCCCCGCCGAACGCAGGGGTGCGACGATCGCGACCTGGGCATCGATGACCGGGATCGGCGGGGTCGTCGGCAACGTGGGCGGCGGGGCGGTCCTGTCCGGCGGATCGTGGCGCTGGCTGCTCGCCGCCGCCGTGCCGATTTCGCTGATCCTCGCCGCGCTCGTGGCCCGTACCGCGCCGGTGTCGCCGCGCCACGACCGCCGCCTCGACTGGCTCGGCGCGGGGTTGCTCGTCGGCGCGTCGGTCGCGCTGCTGCTCGGCATCGTCGAAGGCCCGGAAGCGGGCTGGGGCAGCGCGGTCGTGGTCGGCGGCTTCGTCTGCTCCGCGGTGCTGTTCGCGGTGTGGACGCTGGTCGAGCTGAAGGTCGAGCACCCGCTGCTCGATCCCCGGTTGTTCCGCATCGCGGGCCTGCGCAGCGCCTGCCTCGGCATGACCGCGGTCTTCTTCGGCATGTTCGCGCTGTTCTACGTCAACGCGTCGTTCCTCCAGTACGGCAAGGGATTCAGCGTGCTGTGGACCGGTCTCGGGCTCATCCCGCTGACGGTTCCGCTGCTCTTCGGCGGACGGCACGTCGGTCACCTGAAAGAGCGCATCGGCCTCGACGCCACCATCGCGCTGGCGTTCCTGTTCGTCGGCGCTGGACTGCTCGGACTGTCCACAAGCGACACGCAGACCCCGTACGCCGGATACGCCGCCTGGCTCGTCGTGACCGGAATCGGCGTGACACTCGCCTTACCGACGCTCTCCGGGGTCATCGCGGGCTCGCTGCCGCCGGCCAAGGCCGGGGTCGGCACCGGGCTGCAGGCCACCACCCGCGAGTTCGGCAGCGCACTCGGGGTCGCCGTGATCGGCACGGTGTTCACCGCGCAGTTCGTCGCCGCGCTCCCGCCGGACATCCGCGCCGGCCAAGATCCGCACACCGTCGCACAGGCACTCGCCACGACCACGCCCGGCCGCGCCCACGACGTCATCGCCGCGTTCGTCTCGGGCACGGACACCGGGCTGCGGGTGATCGGCGTGACCGTGCTGGTACTCGGTGCGCTCGTGGTCCTGCAGTCGCTGCTGACAAATCACCGGAAAGGGAAAGACAATGCCTGA
- a CDS encoding darcynin family protein — protein sequence MPEETFEPGVTAFMLVKTTPEWLGLSVEERVAVFKTEILPAITDKAKGVRSRFFDTEFYSARVTDVWVWEARDHQAYQLLVEALRETSFWDRYFEVVELLVGVENAYATNYGMDTYATINV from the coding sequence ATGCCTGAAGAGACCTTTGAACCCGGCGTGACGGCTTTCATGCTGGTGAAGACCACACCCGAGTGGCTCGGCCTGTCGGTCGAGGAGCGGGTGGCGGTGTTCAAGACCGAGATCCTCCCGGCGATCACGGACAAGGCGAAGGGCGTCCGGTCCCGCTTCTTCGACACGGAGTTCTACTCGGCCCGCGTGACCGACGTGTGGGTGTGGGAAGCCCGCGATCATCAGGCGTACCAGCTCCTCGTCGAGGCGCTGCGTGAGACCTCCTTCTGGGATCGCTACTTCGAGGTGGTCGAGCTTCTGGTCGGGGTCGAGAACGCCTACGCCACGAACTACGGCATGGACACCTACGCCACCATCAACGTGTAG